Proteins found in one Saccharomyces cerevisiae S288C chromosome III, complete sequence genomic segment:
- the SOL2 gene encoding Sol2p (Protein with a possible role in tRNA export; shows similarity to 6-phosphogluconolactonase non-catalytic domains but does not exhibit this enzymatic activity; homologous to Sol3p and Sol4p; SOL2 has a paralog, SOL1, that arose from the whole genome duplication): MTTTVPKIFAFHEFSDVAEAVADHVVHAQDGALAPKNERKHSVPNISMNALDMTREASCKSTASAAEGKSGSSGSGSGSSKPKKEKRFKIALSGGSLIEVLHEGLLKRDDVRWGDWDIYFADERLVPFSSNESNYGCAKRKILDLIDTAKYGTPKVYHIDESLIDDPQECADNYEKVLIRGFAGRDSVKLPMFDLFLLGCAPDGHIASLFPNFQDNLREKLAWVVPVENAPSGPSTRISLTIPVICHSHRVTFVVEGATKAPIIKTIMERPEKGLPSSIVNEGAAGRVSWFVDDDALTDVLVTKKKYKFHQGLSI; the protein is encoded by the coding sequence ATGACTACGACGGTACCCAAGATATTCGCGTTTCACGAGTTTTCAGACGTGGCAGAGGCCGTAGCTGACCATGTAGTCCACGCGCAAGACGGTGCATTGGCTCCAAAGAACGAGAGGAAACACTCTGTTCCCAACATCAGCATGAATGCACTGGATATGACGAGAGAGGCCTCTTGCAAAAGCACAGCATCTGCCGCGGAAGGGAAAAGTGGTAGCAGTGGTAGTGGCAGTGGTAGCAGTAAGCCCAAAAAGGAGAAACGGTTCAAGATTGCTCTCTCCGGTGGGTCATTGATCGAAGTGCTACACGAAGGTCTGCTAAAACGAGACGATGTACGGTGGGGAGACTGGGACATTTACTTTGCAGACGAGAGACTTGTACCCTTCAGCTCGAATGAAAGCAATTATGGATGCGCCAAAAGGAAGATTTTGGACCTGATAGACACGGCGAAGTATGGAACTCCGAAGGTGTACCACATTGACGAGTCATTGATTGACGACCCGCAAGAATGCGCTGATAACTATGAAAAGGTGCTAATCCGCGGGTTTGCCGGTAGAGATTCCGTCAAACTTCCGATGTTCGACTTGTTCCTGCTTGGTTGTGCCCCCGATGGTCATATCGCATCACTCTTCCCTAACTTCCAGGACAATCTACGTGAGAAACTTGCATGGGTGGTGCCCGTGGAGAACGCTCCTAGTGGGCCCTCGACCAGAATTTCGCTGACTATACCTGTAATCTGCCATTCTCACAGGGTTACTTTCGTTGTCGAAGGTGCAACCAAGGCGCCCATCATCAAGACCATTATGGAAAGGCCTGAAAAGGGCCTACCTAGCAGTATTGTCAACGAAGGTGCTGCTGGTCGTGTATCATGGTTTGTTGACGACGATGCTCTTACGGACGTCCTCgtcaccaaaaaaaagtataaattCCACCAAGGTTTGTCTATTTAA
- the ERS1 gene encoding cystinosin-like protein ERS1 (Protein involved in cystine transport; localizes to the vacuole, plasma membrane and endosome; similarity to human cystinosin, a H(+)-driven transporter involved in L-cystine export from lysosomes and implicated in the disease cystinosis; contains seven transmembrane domains; mutation is functionally complemented by human CTNS), translating to MVSLDDILGIVYVTSWSISMYPPIITNWRHKSASAISMDFVMLNTAGYSYLVISIFLQLYCWKMTGDESDLGRPKLTQFDFWYCLHGCLMNVVLLTQVVAGARIWRFPGKGHRKMNPWYLRILLASLAIFSLLTVQFMYSNYWYDWHNSRTLAYCNNLFLLKISMSLIKYIPQVTHNSTRKSMDCFPIQGVFLDVTGGIASLLQLIWQLSNDQGFSLDTFVTNFGKVGLSMVTLIFNFIFIMQWFVYRSRGHDLASEYPL from the coding sequence ATGGTGTCGTTAGACGATATACTAGGTATCGTGTATGTTACGTCATGGTCGATATCGATGTATCCACCGATAATCACCAATTGGCGCCATAAGTCAGCGAGCGCGATATCGATGGATTTTGTCATGTTAAATACGGCAGGTTACTCTTACCTGGTCATATCCATATTTTTGCAATTGTACTGCTGGAAAATGACGGGTGATGAGTCTGACTTGGGCAGGCCCAAGTTGACGCAATTTGATTTCTGGTATTGCCTGCATGGGTGCTTGATGAATGTTGTCTTATTGACCCAGGTGGTAGCTGGAGCGAGAATCTGGCGATTTCCAGGTAAAGGTCACCGCAAGATGAATCCATGGTACCTAAGGATTTTACTCGCATCACTGGCCATTTTTTCACTGCTAACCGTACAATTTATGTACTCCAACTACTGGTACGATTGGCATAACTCAAGAACTCTGGCGTATTGCAACAATTTGTTTTTACTCAAAATATCGATGTCACTAATCAAGTACATCCCACAAGTGACGCATAACTCGACAAGAAAATCTATGGATTGTTTCCCCATTCAGGGTGTGTTTCTAGATGTCACTGGCGGTATCGCCTCGCTGCTCCAATTGATTTGGCAGTTGTCTAACGATCAAGGTTTCAGTCTGGATACGTTCGTGacaaattttggaaaagtgGGACTGTCAATGGTAACTTTAATATTCAACTTCATCTTTATCATGCAGTGGTTTGTATATCGATCTCGAGGCCATGATCTGGCGTCAGAGTACCCGCTGTAG
- the EGO2 gene encoding Ego2p (Subunit of the EGO/GSE complex; the vacuolar/endosomal membrane associated EGO/GSE complex regulates exit from rapamycin-induced growth arrest, stimulating microautophagy and sorting of Gap1p from the endosome to the plasma membrane; identified by homology to Ashbya gossypii; EGO2 has a paralog, EGO4, that arose from the whole genome duplication) — protein MEAEKQSDIKGTIAFDTHGNVIESTGVGSQRIEDIGDLSKVTLDAEGFAQVQGDSLLVHLYKRNDITLAVYTSAQ, from the coding sequence ATGGAAGCGGAAAAACAATCTGATATTAAGGGAACCATTGCTTTCGATACTCACGGTAACGTTATAGAGTCTACCGGCGTGGGCAGTCAAAGGATCGAAGATATCGGTGATTTATCGAAAGTTACGCTGGATGCAGAAGGTTTTGCTCAAGTTCAAGGAGATTCGCTACTCGTACACCTGTACAAACGCAATGATATCACTTTAGCTGTATATACCAGCGCTcaataa
- the FUB1 gene encoding Fub1p (Proteasome-binding protein; interacts physically with multiple subunits of the 20S proteasome and genetically with genes encoding 20S core particle and 19S regulatory particle subunits; specifically blocks all three proteasome active sites; exhibits boundary activity which inhibits the propagation of heterochromatic silencing; contains a PI31 proteasome regulator domain and sequence similarity with human PSMF1, a proteasome inhibitor; not an essential gene): MIENKVELVAELVLESIGKTEVVSRHTEGTKSCQVSFRIKDSPSEKGSTSFLSELVVIQTLDDNDKYTVVIRHGTSITMACVVGYSDFKLPTELKWPLERESLPVEPDLKPIMTQLKRQTAGSADMPKFDDEYQAQARQNQGTAPLNPYPGLTVTEPSFANPAGGYADGDLYPVGTSHPDWSGGLPNPLGNPSSQGGMIFDPNRRPAPRREDMPPGWMPGSKYDEPFGPGSGGFGGSGSGGFGGSGSGFI, from the coding sequence ATGATTGAGAATAAGGTTGAACTGGTAGCAGaactagtgttggagtcCATCGGTAAAACTGAGGTGGTGTCACGCCATACAGAGGGAACCAAATCATGCCAAGTGAGTTTTCGCATTAAAGATTCTCCCAGTGAGAAGGGTTCAACATCGTTTCTCTCTGAGCTAGTGGTGATTCAGACTCTGGATGACAATGACAAGTATACTGTTGTTATTCGTCATGGTACGTCGATCACCATGGCATGTGTGGTGGGTTACAGCGATTTTAAATTGCCCACAGAATTGAAATGGCCACTAGAAAGAGAAAGCTTACCTGTGGAGCCAGACCTGAAACCTATAATGACACAACTTAAAAGACAAACTGCAGGTAGTGCGGACATGCCAAAATTTGACGATGAGTACCAGGCACAAGCAAGACAAAACCAGGGAACAGCACCGTTGAACCCATATCCCGGACTTACGGTAACTGAACCGAGCTTCGCTAACCCAGCAGGAGGGTATGCGGATGGTGATCTGTATCCTGTTGGCACAAGCCATCCGGATTGGTCTGGAGGGCTTCCCAATCCTCTGGGGAATCCAAGTAGCCAAGGCGGTATGATTTTCGATCCAAATAGAAGACCTGCCCCAAGACGGGAAGATATGCCGCCAGGATGGATGCCTGGATCCAAGTACGACGAACCATTTGGTCCTGGATCTGGCGGATTTGGAGGTTCAGGATCCGGCGGATTTGGAGGGTCAGGATCTGGCTTTATTTAA
- the PAT1 gene encoding deadenylation-dependent mRNA-decapping factor PAT1 (Deadenylation-dependent mRNA-decapping factor; also required for faithful chromosome transmission, maintenance of rDNA locus stability, and protection of mRNA 3'-UTRs from trimming; associated with topoisomerase II; binds to mRNAs under glucose starvation, most often in the 3' UTR; functionally linked to Pab1p; forms cytoplasmic foci upon DNA replication stress; phosphorylation by PKA inhibits P body foci formation) produces the protein MSFFGLENSGNARDGPLDFEESYKGYGEHELEENDYLNDETFGDNVQVGTDFDFGNPHSSGSSGNAIGGNGVGATARSYVAATAEGISGPRTDGTAAAGPLDLKPMESLWSTAPPPAMAPSPQSTMAPAPAPQQMAPLQPILSMQDLERQQRQMQQQFMNFHAMGHPQGLPQGPPQQQFPMQPASGQPGPSQFAPPPPPPGVNVNMNQMPMGPVQVPVQASPSPIGMSNTPSPGPVVGATKMPLQSGRRSKRDLSPEEQRRLQIRHAKVEKILKYSGLMTPRDKDFITRYQLSQIVTEDPYNEDFYFQVYKIIQRGGITSESNKGLIARAYLEHSGHRLGGRYKRTDIALQRMQSQVEKAVTVAKERPSKLKDQQAAAGNSSQDNKQANTVLGKISSTLNSKNPRRQLQIPRQQPSDPDALKDVTDSLTNVDLASSGSSSTGSSAAAVASKQRRRSSYAFNNGNGATNLNKSGGKKFILELIETVYEEILDLEANLRNGQQTDSTAMWEALHIDDSSYDVNPFISMLSFDKGIKIMPRIFNFLDKQQKLKILQKIFNELSHLQIIILSSYKTTPKPTLTQLKKVDLFQMIILKIIVSFLSNNSNFIEIMGLLLQLIRNNNVSFLTTSKIGLNLITILISRAALIKQDSSRSNILSSPEISTWNEIYDKLFTSLESKIQLIFPPREYNDHIMRLQNDKFMDEAYIWQFLASLALSGKLNHQRIIIDEVRDEIFATINEAETLQKKEKELSVLPQRSQELDTELKSIIYNKEKLYQDLNLFLNVMGLVYRDGEISELK, from the coding sequence ATGTCCTTCTTTGGGTTAGAAAATAGCGGTAATGCGCGGGATGGTCCTCTGGACTTTGAAGAGAGTTACAAGGGCTATGGCGAGCACGAACTTGAGGAGAACGACTATTTGAACGACGAAACATTTGGTGATAATGTTCAGGTTGGTACCGACTTTGATTTTGGAAATCCTCACAGCAGCGGCAGCAGCGGCAACGCAATTGGTGGTAATGGCGTCGGTGCCACGGCTAGATCATATGTTGCAGCTACTGCAGAAGGAATTAGCGGCCCTAGGACCGATGGAACGGCAGCAGCAGGACCTCTAGACCTGAAGCCAATGGAATCTTTGTGGTCTACTGCACCACCTCCAGCAATGGCGCCTTCACCCCAAAGTACAATGGCTCCGGCTCCTGCTCCGCAGCAAATGGCCCCCCTACAGCCAATCTTGTCGATGCAAGACTTGGAAAGACAACAACGTCAAATGCAGCAACAGTTTATGAATTTCCACGCCATGGGTCATCCACAGGGTCTCCCACAGGGTCCGCCTCAGCAGCAATTTCCAATGCAGCCTGCGTCGGGTCAACCAGGTCCCTCACAATTTGCGCCTCCACCTCCACCTCCTGGCGTTAATGTGAATATGAATCAAATGCCAATGGGTCCTGTACAAGTTCCAGTTCAAGCTTCGCCTTCACCCATCGGTATGTCCAACACTCCTTCTCCAGGCCCTGTGGTTGGCGCAACTAAAATGCCTCTGCAAAGTGGACGCAGATCGAAGAGAGATTTGTCGCCTGAAGAGCAAAGACGTTTGCAGATTCGTCATGCCAAAGTGGAgaaaatcttgaaataCTCAGGTTTAATGACTCCTCGTGATAAGGACTTCATCACCAGATATCAGTTGTCTCAAATTGTCACTGAGGACCCTTACAATGAGGATTTCTACTTCCAGGTCTACAAGATTATCCAAAGAGGCGGTATCACGTCCGAATCCAACAAAGGTTTGATTGCTAGGGCGTATTTGGAACATTCTGGACACAGACTCGGTGGTCGCTATAAGAGAACCGATATTGCCCTACAGAGAATGCAAAGTCAAGTAGAAAAGGCTGTCACTGTGGCTAAGGAAAGACCTTCTAAGTTGAAGGATCAACAAGCGGCTGCTGGTAACTCTAGCCAGGATAATAAGCAAGCAAACACGGTTCTGGGCAAAATCTCTTCCACTTTGAACAGCAAGAATCCAAGAAGACAACTGCAGATCCCCAGACAACAGCCTTCTGACCCCGATGCGCTAAAAGACGTCACTGACTCTCTGACCAACGTGGACTTGGCCTCTTCAGGGTCCTCCTCTACGGGCTCTTCTGCCGCTGCTGTTGCTTCTaagcaaagaagaagatcttCATACGCGTTCAACAACGGTAATGGTGCCACAAATTTGAACAAATCTGGGggcaaaaaattcattCTTGAGTTAATTGAAACAGTTTATGAAGAGATTTTAGACTTGGAAGCTAACTTGAGGAATGGCCAGCAAACTGACAGCACTGCAATGTGGGAGGCCCTTCACATCGACGACAGTTCATATGACGTAAACCCTTTCATTTCGATGCTATCATTTGATAAAGGTATCAAGATTATGCCtagaatttttaatttcttggATAAGCAgcaaaaattgaaaatcctgcaaaaaatcttcaatgAATTATCACACTTGCAAATCATCATATTGAGTTCCTACAAGACTACACCAAAACCAACTTTGACacaattgaagaaagtCGATCTGTTCCAAATGATCATATTAAAGATCATTGTCTCGTTTTTGTCTAATAACTCCAATTTTATCGAAATTATGGGTCTGTTGCTACAGTTAATCAGAAACAACAACGTTTCGTTCTTGACCACCTCCAAAATTGGTCTAAATTTGATCACCATTTTGATTTCTCGTGCCGCATTAATCAAGCAAGATTCATCAAGatctaatattctttccTCTCCTGAAATCTCCACATGGAATGAGATTTATGATAAATTATTCACTTCATTGGAAAGTAAGATTCAGCTGATTTTCCCTCCAAGGGAATATAACGACCACATCATGCGTTTACAAAATGACAAGTTTATGGATGAAGCATACATTTGGCAGTTCCTAGCTAGTTTAGCACTAAGTGGAAAGCTAAACCACCAGAGAatcattattgatgaagtACGTGATGAAATCTTTGCCACTATTAACGAGGCGGAGACcttacaaaagaaagagaaagaattGAGTGTATTACCTCAGAGGTCTCAAGAATTAGACACAGAGTTAAAATCTATTATTTATAATAAAGAGAAACTATACCAagatttgaatttgttCCTAAACGTTATGGGGTTGGTGTATCGCGATGGTGAAATATCAGAACTAAAGTAA
- the PTC6 gene encoding type 2C protein phosphatase PTC6 (Mitochondrial type 2C protein phosphatase (PP2C); has similarity to mammalian PP1Ks; involved in mitophagy; null mutant is sensitive to rapamycin and has decreased phosphorylation of the Pda1 subunit of pyruvate dehydrogenase) — MRLGNAYAYCKPSQNVGLKLDLLRGLPGYVGHATSRINRLENQDNYSIKMMRSWPNAYGSALNCSVFDGHGEKGAQLSQLLADKLCSSLDFPEPSWDKQDLKKLVQEYARRFPEGNYWKHKLSTFEKFYNKFIKNCNSKQELLLMKEGDSAILGQNGGRMIFDKMGNIIDKIALLTELDRLRLFYGFARFDLDQCCGLGTAAGSTASSIFLYPYDDPNAPIDEGKDDDSWIISHSGLLKLIVTQVGDSKIILCDQDGIAHALTTTHHINSSRERHRLSIDPSRLDPDAFGETRFLNNFANTRSFGDVAGKPYGISSEPDIFSFLVGNTLHLPRSERSKLPFNGDECFLALVTDGITNKLADQEVVDLITSTVNSWGLKKATPQFVAEETIKFIQAIATKHSDNATCVVVRLSNWGNWPNVDRTGPQRETKLMNAQSNETKLN, encoded by the coding sequence ATGCGGCTGGGGAATGCTTATGCGTATTGCAAGCCGTCGCAAAATGTTGGGCTGAAGCTGGACTTGTTACGGGGTCTTCCAGGGTACGTGGGTCACGCCACGAGTAGGATCAACCGGTTAGAGAACCAGGACAATTACTCCATTAAAATGATGCGGTCGTGGCCTAATGCGTATGGAAGTGCCCTGAACTGCTCTGTATTCGATGGCCATGGGGAGAAAGGTGCGCAACTGTCACAGTTGTTAGCCGATAAATTGTGCAGTAGCCTGGATTTCCCTGAACCCTCCTGGGACAAGCAGGACTTGAAGAAGTTGGTACAGGAATATGCAAGAAGGTTTCCCGAGGGAAATTACTGGAAACATAAGCTGTCCAcgtttgaaaaattctacAACAAGTTTATAAAGAACTGCAACTCGAAACAAGAACTGCTGCTGATGAAGGAGGGCGATAGTGCGATCCTTGGACAAAATGGTGGCAGGAtgatttttgataaaatggGGAATATTATTGACAAAATTGCACTGCTCACTGAGCTAGACCGTCTGCGATTGTTCTACGGGTTTGCCAGGTTCGATCTCGACCAATGCTGCGGCCTGGGCACCGCAGCGGGGTCCACAGCGTCGTCCATATTTCTATATCCGTATGATGATCCGAATGCACCCATTGATGAGGGGAAAGACGATGACTCGTGGATCATATCGCACTCTGGATTGCTCAAACTCATTGTCACGCAGGTGGGCGACTCTAAGATCATCCTCTGCGATCAAGACGGGATTGCACACGCATTAACAACAACTCACCACATCAATTCCAGTAGGGAACGACACCGTTTGAGCATAGACCCTTCTCGATTGGACCCAGACGCCTTTGGAGAGACAaggtttttgaataatttcgCCAACACTAGATCGTTTGGTGATGTCGCTGGGAAACCGTATGGTATATCTAGTGAGCCGGATATTTTCTCGTTTCTTGTCGGAAATACCTTGCATTTGCCGCGATCTGAAAGGTCGAAGCTGCCCTTCAATGGTGATGAATGCTTCCTGGCGCTTGTCACCGACGGCATCACCAATAAACTTGCAGACCAAGAGGTTGTTGACCTCATCACCTCTACGGTGAACTCCTGGGGACTGAAAAAGGCGACTCCTCAATTTGTTGCAGAGGAGACAATCAAATTTATTCAGGCAATAGCCACTAAACACTCAGACAACGCCACTTGCGTGGTGGTTAGGCTTTCCAATTGGGGCAACTGGCCCAATGTTGACAGAACTGGCCCCCAAAGAGAAACCAAACTAATGAATGCACAATCTAACgaaacaaaattaaactAA